A portion of the bacterium genome contains these proteins:
- the murD gene encoding UDP-N-acetylmuramoyl-L-alanine--D-glutamate ligase: MKSLKKIALIGFGLEAKSAYEFLKNKNPDAIFDIYDQNKTTKVELPEGVNFYGGVTDFSEVWADLIVRTPAVRPDRLPHDVEVTSVTNLFFENCSAPIIGVTGTKGKGTTSSLIASILRASGRKVHLVGNIGLAALDILAEISPEDTVVYEMSSFQLWDLKTSPQVAVILMIEPDHLDVHADFEEYLTAKAQIRAHQNSQDYCIFNNKNQFSKQIGLLDTAKNLKNSFGYGDEEGKIFVRNNEFILRNEDGSEQKICSTDAVKLPGTHNLDNACAAILAAKCFDKNISGEIIEKGLADFTGLPHRLKFVREVRGVKFYDDSISTTPGSAIAAIKAFSENKILLLGGSDKGADLSKLFDEILSSDSIKKVVIYGAQSGKLAEEFRKRNYDNFQNFGEKPDFEEVVKSAFEAAESGESVILSPAHASFDMFSSYADRGEKFVKIVEKLAHENQ; this comes from the coding sequence ATGAAAAGTTTGAAGAAAATTGCTCTTATTGGCTTTGGATTGGAGGCAAAAAGTGCTTACGAATTCTTAAAAAATAAAAATCCAGACGCCATATTTGATATATACGACCAAAATAAAACTACAAAAGTTGAACTGCCGGAAGGTGTCAACTTTTATGGTGGAGTGACCGATTTTTCTGAGGTTTGGGCGGATTTAATCGTTCGTACGCCAGCCGTAAGGCCGGATAGACTGCCGCACGATGTAGAAGTTACATCTGTTACCAATCTATTTTTTGAAAATTGCTCAGCACCAATCATTGGCGTGACTGGCACCAAAGGCAAAGGGACGACTTCGAGCCTGATTGCTTCGATTTTGCGTGCTTCTGGCAGAAAAGTTCATCTCGTGGGAAATATCGGATTGGCTGCACTGGATATTTTGGCGGAAATCTCTCCCGAAGATACGGTTGTCTACGAGATGAGCAGTTTTCAGTTATGGGATCTTAAGACCTCACCGCAGGTGGCTGTAATTTTGATGATCGAGCCAGACCACTTAGATGTCCACGCTGATTTTGAAGAATATTTGACGGCCAAAGCGCAGATTCGCGCGCATCAAAACTCGCAAGATTATTGTATTTTCAACAACAAAAATCAATTTTCAAAGCAGATAGGCTTACTTGATACAGCCAAAAATCTTAAAAATTCGTTCGGGTATGGAGATGAAGAGGGTAAAATTTTTGTTCGAAATAATGAATTTATACTTCGAAACGAAGATGGTAGTGAGCAAAAAATTTGTTCAACTGATGCCGTAAAATTGCCTGGCACGCACAATCTTGATAACGCCTGTGCTGCAATTTTGGCGGCTAAATGCTTTGACAAAAATATCTCTGGTGAGATTATAGAAAAGGGCTTGGCGGATTTTACAGGATTGCCTCATCGTTTGAAGTTTGTTCGAGAAGTCCGTGGCGTTAAATTCTATGATGATAGTATTTCTACTACGCCAGGCAGTGCGATTGCTGCGATTAAGGCTTTTTCTGAAAATAAAATCCTACTCCTTGGCGGAAGTGATAAGGGTGCTGATTTGAGTAAACTTTTTGATGAGATTTTGAGTTCAGACTCGATTAAAAAAGTTGTGATTTATGGTGCGCAAAGTGGCAAATTGGCGGAAGAATTTAGAAAGCGCAACTATGATAATTTCCAAAATTTTGGAGAAAAGCCGGACTTTGAAGAAGTCGTCAAAAGTGCTTTTGAAGCAGCGGAAAGTGGCGAGTCGGTGATCTTAAGTCCAGCGCATGCAAGTTTTGATATGTTTTCGAGTTATGCCGACCGTGGTGAAAAATTCGTAAAAATTGTCGAAAAATTAGCGCACGAAAATCAGTAA
- a CDS encoding glycosyltransferase family 52, whose product MRFLYICHTVYHLMMTIARMNRVDRNSVCLVDTIADAEEFAKRLERTEYFEFIRVLRAADFDIDGEYPEDFKTKNSDFFKKFDKIGVYNDDTYISHFLYQQGLRYTLFEDGYNYFQFPFDYLSHYNWWSRQRPNYKYSLVRGHSETCDRIEINSFDGVEKDDRYEKMVEVPQAEIFSRIDNEKLNILSTVFPFDRVRIKNNSTLILTQPLFMDGIMKTEEEQKQYFYKLCKENSKFFKSVYFKPHPRDNIDYPHMKRVYLLPKNIPLEVMALLNENFRFKKGITHSSTAMDFADFIDEKIILEDLKNV is encoded by the coding sequence ATGAGATTTTTATATATATGCCACACGGTCTATCATCTAATGATGACTATCGCAAGAATGAACAGGGTCGACCGCAATTCTGTCTGTCTTGTTGATACTATAGCCGATGCGGAAGAATTTGCTAAGAGGCTGGAGCGGACAGAATATTTCGAGTTTATTAGGGTTTTGCGTGCGGCAGATTTTGATATTGATGGTGAATATCCTGAAGATTTTAAGACTAAAAACTCTGATTTTTTCAAAAAATTTGATAAAATTGGTGTGTATAATGATGATACGTATATTTCTCACTTCTTATATCAGCAAGGGCTAAGATATACTCTTTTTGAAGATGGTTACAATTACTTTCAGTTTCCTTTTGATTATCTGTCGCATTATAACTGGTGGAGCAGACAACGACCTAATTATAAATATTCACTAGTGAGAGGTCATAGCGAGACTTGCGATAGGATAGAAATTAATAGTTTTGATGGGGTGGAAAAAGACGATCGTTACGAAAAAATGGTTGAAGTACCACAGGCGGAAATTTTTTCACGAATAGATAATGAGAAATTAAATATTTTATCTACTGTCTTTCCTTTTGATAGGGTACGCATAAAAAATAATTCTACATTGATATTGACTCAACCTCTTTTTATGGATGGAATAATGAAAACAGAAGAGGAGCAGAAGCAATATTTTTATAAATTATGTAAAGAAAACTCTAAATTTTTCAAATCGGTTTATTTTAAGCCTCATCCAAGAGATAATATAGATTACCCTCATATGAAGCGAGTTTATTTATTACCCAAGAATATTCCGCTCGAAGTTATGGCGCTACTGAACGAAAATTTTAGATTCAAAAAAGGAATTACACATTCATCTACCGCCATGGATTTTGCTGACTTTATTGATGAGAAAATAATTTTGGAGGATTTAAAAAATGTCTAA
- a CDS encoding CHAP domain-containing protein — MTKNKILINSGISVAMAVASVVAIAVQINKPATARTAEEIGAEIQQIQTQIDQAQKHASELRSKSDGLKAELDSVASQRTALEGQIKVTKAQYEKLLLEIKETEENIEKNRKTLGSLLAKMSIEDDLSPIERIAGSDNISSALDNFEYQSSAKTKLTERVKLIKKQKKTLEEKRDQVKKTLEDQQKFERELQSKIAEQNRLIQITQGEEAEYNKYAAEKNSQKVKLQEEQRRAFEEAQRRARQATGGSFSLSGSDSGGGYTWGDGCWVGNDLSSNGPNGGVDPLGYGCRQCVSYTAFKALQVHGVKALWWGNANMWPASARSRGFRTGTTPKANSVGVQYIGYYGHVVWVDSVNPNGTVNISQYNYPVNGRWGMYSTMTVSASAFQEYIYFD, encoded by the coding sequence ATGACAAAGAATAAAATTTTAATAAACAGCGGAATTTCTGTTGCGATGGCGGTTGCCAGTGTTGTTGCAATCGCGGTTCAAATCAATAAGCCTGCTACCGCAAGGACAGCAGAGGAGATTGGCGCAGAGATTCAGCAGATTCAAACCCAAATAGATCAGGCCCAAAAGCATGCGAGTGAACTTCGTTCTAAATCTGATGGCCTCAAAGCAGAACTTGACAGTGTCGCATCTCAGAGAACGGCTCTTGAAGGTCAAATTAAGGTAACTAAAGCGCAGTACGAGAAACTTCTTCTTGAAATTAAAGAAACAGAAGAAAATATCGAGAAGAACCGCAAAACTCTTGGCTCTCTTCTCGCTAAAATGTCAATAGAAGATGATCTGTCTCCGATTGAACGTATAGCGGGTAGTGACAATATCTCTAGCGCACTTGATAATTTTGAGTATCAAAGTTCTGCCAAGACCAAACTTACAGAGCGCGTTAAACTGATTAAGAAGCAGAAAAAGACCCTCGAAGAAAAACGAGATCAGGTCAAGAAAACTCTTGAAGATCAACAGAAATTTGAGCGAGAACTTCAGTCCAAAATCGCTGAGCAAAACCGCTTAATCCAGATTACGCAAGGTGAAGAAGCAGAATATAATAAATATGCTGCGGAGAAAAATTCGCAAAAGGTTAAACTCCAAGAAGAGCAAAGGCGAGCATTTGAAGAGGCTCAAAGGCGTGCACGTCAGGCGACTGGTGGAAGTTTTAGCCTTAGCGGCTCGGACTCTGGCGGTGGCTATACTTGGGGTGATGGCTGTTGGGTCGGAAATGACCTCTCCAGCAACGGGCCAAATGGTGGTGTAGATCCACTCGGATACGGTTGTAGGCAATGTGTGAGTTATACAGCGTTTAAGGCTCTTCAAGTGCATGGCGTTAAAGCCCTTTGGTGGGGAAATGCTAATATGTGGCCGGCAAGTGCTCGATCTCGTGGATTTAGGACAGGAACAACACCAAAGGCTAACTCTGTTGGAGTGCAATATATCGGCTACTATGGCCACGTTGTATGGGTAGATAGTGTAAACCCTAATGGAACAGTTAATATCAGCCAGTACAATTATCCAGTTAACGGAAGATGGGGCATGTATAGTACGATGACTGTTTCGGCGTCTGCATTTCAAGAGTATATCTACTTCGACTAA
- a CDS encoding GDSL-type esterase/lipase family protein, which yields MSKPICIITARSGSKGLPHKNMLFFAGKPLLVHSIDAAIGSGFFDAENIYVSTDSEKYKKIIEALRPGVKVVIRKPELALDTTTSFEVLEDFLAGFEDDQIFLLLQPTSPLRAADDIKNAFKMLEEGAGAVVSFSAFDKGLDFYTKLDKQGRPVDLIGSQGNYRRQDKEVVYIPNGSIYLTNKKDYLREKTFFYGETRALITPPQNSVDIDNIDDFRKAIGMLDFDFLNEKNHRSRLLRPIVSKVHDAANLVICDERNDFLRLSGFRKIFCGDLTTEEILETLPKQVSVYDKVVVALGINDLIRGVDSDKFAQNYKSILDKISGESSKIVVIPILPVLFRAEIKNETIDVYNQKLRDLCQELGAEYTETPESIFEDGELSVCFTEDGLMLNKDGRRIIQDLFSDKKVIKNNFKEKYDRNYRKC from the coding sequence ATGTCTAAACCAATTTGTATTATTACCGCAAGATCTGGATCTAAAGGGTTGCCGCATAAAAATATGCTATTTTTTGCTGGAAAACCGCTACTGGTTCACTCTATAGATGCCGCTATAGGCTCTGGGTTTTTTGATGCTGAAAATATTTATGTTTCAACTGATTCCGAAAAATACAAGAAGATTATCGAGGCTCTAAGACCAGGGGTTAAGGTTGTTATCAGAAAACCTGAACTGGCATTAGACACAACGACTTCTTTCGAGGTCCTTGAGGATTTTTTGGCAGGTTTTGAAGATGATCAGATATTTTTGCTTCTTCAGCCCACCTCTCCGTTAAGAGCAGCAGATGACATCAAGAATGCTTTTAAAATGCTCGAAGAAGGTGCTGGAGCGGTGGTTAGTTTTTCTGCTTTTGATAAGGGTTTGGATTTTTATACTAAACTAGACAAACAAGGTCGTCCTGTAGATTTGATTGGAAGCCAAGGCAATTACCGTAGGCAAGACAAAGAGGTTGTTTATATACCAAATGGCAGTATTTATTTAACTAACAAAAAAGATTATTTGAGAGAGAAAACCTTCTTTTATGGAGAAACGCGCGCACTGATTACGCCACCACAGAACTCTGTTGATATTGATAATATTGATGATTTTCGAAAAGCGATAGGGATGTTAGATTTTGATTTTTTGAATGAGAAAAATCATAGAAGTAGGCTCTTGAGGCCGATCGTTTCTAAAGTCCACGATGCCGCCAATTTGGTGATTTGTGACGAGAGAAATGATTTTTTGCGGCTGAGCGGTTTTAGGAAAATATTTTGTGGCGATTTGACTACGGAGGAGATTTTAGAGACTTTGCCAAAACAAGTTTCAGTATATGATAAGGTCGTGGTTGCGCTTGGCATTAATGATTTAATCAGAGGGGTTGACTCGGACAAATTTGCTCAAAATTATAAAAGCATATTAGATAAGATTTCTGGAGAGAGTTCAAAAATTGTAGTTATCCCAATTTTGCCGGTTCTGTTTAGGGCGGAAATAAAGAATGAAACTATAGATGTCTATAACCAGAAACTCCGCGACCTGTGTCAAGAATTGGGCGCGGAGTATACTGAAACTCCTGAGAGTATCTTCGAAGATGGTGAATTGAGTGTTTGTTTTACAGAAGATGGGCTTATGCTCAATAAAGATGGTCGTCGAATAATTCAAGATTTATTCAGTGATAAAAAAGTGATAAAAAATAATTTTAAGGAGAAGTATGACAGAAATTACAGAAAATGTTGA
- a CDS encoding DUF4868 domain-containing protein produces MTEITENVENSKEEQNIETVEENMESAEMKDSADNQEEKTDIFQWANLTDGVKNDLDVEFFLFNKNFTPFTTRFSSELNSQIKPLFLFDMINFVNMGAGTGLSVRDYEMDGGSSKDVLLRTEVEKVRNADILLNIIETQYPDIVEFSENEHGFKRMKGIVARFTGRNGEKFYVAKQIAQAQVLAGATAWEFRDGKFAAFEPEFGLKIQPDNQVLIVGGDIFAFNPSKFEKLFNYDYKKQVIADKKVVEIEKSYKLSFPDGLDLQTMVREKRKIASKLEKMENIGEISQEKVVEYADEMQLELMTDDDGSIIIMDASDLDMFVNLINEDYIVSEITGRRYEIKSKKLLDEPEGEPPRMVGE; encoded by the coding sequence ATGACAGAAATTACAGAAAATGTTGAAAATTCGAAAGAAGAACAAAATATAGAAACAGTGGAAGAAAATATGGAGTCTGCCGAGATGAAAGATTCTGCAGATAATCAAGAGGAAAAGACAGATATTTTCCAGTGGGCCAATTTGACTGACGGCGTTAAAAATGATCTCGATGTGGAATTTTTCCTCTTCAATAAGAATTTTACACCTTTCACAACGCGCTTTTCAAGCGAATTGAATTCACAGATTAAGCCTCTTTTCTTGTTCGATATGATAAATTTTGTTAATATGGGCGCTGGTACTGGGCTTAGCGTGCGTGATTACGAGATGGATGGCGGAAGTTCCAAGGATGTCTTACTTCGAACAGAGGTCGAGAAAGTCCGAAACGCAGATATTTTGCTCAATATTATCGAAACGCAATACCCTGATATTGTTGAATTTTCAGAGAACGAGCACGGATTTAAGCGGATGAAGGGGATTGTAGCGCGTTTTACCGGACGAAATGGTGAGAAATTTTATGTGGCTAAGCAGATTGCGCAGGCCCAAGTTTTGGCTGGCGCTACGGCGTGGGAATTTCGAGACGGCAAATTTGCTGCTTTCGAGCCAGAATTTGGCCTAAAAATCCAGCCCGACAATCAAGTGCTAATTGTTGGCGGAGATATTTTTGCTTTCAATCCTTCTAAGTTCGAAAAACTTTTCAATTACGATTATAAAAAACAAGTGATCGCTGATAAAAAAGTTGTCGAAATTGAAAAATCTTACAAATTGAGTTTTCCGGACGGCTTGGATCTTCAAACGATGGTTCGAGAAAAGCGAAAGATCGCTTCGAAACTCGAAAAGATGGAAAATATTGGTGAAATCTCTCAAGAAAAAGTGGTTGAATATGCCGATGAGATGCAACTTGAACTTATGACCGACGATGATGGATCGATAATTATTATGGATGCGAGTGACCTCGATATGTTTGTTAACCTAATAAATGAGGACTATATTGTAAGTGAAATTACTGGCAGGCGATATGAGATTAAGAGTAAAAAACTCCTTGATGAGCCAGAAGGTGAACCGCCAAGGATGGTGGGTGAGTAG
- a CDS encoding S41 family peptidase: MIRDGREKNSFNLAVVIAAMVVGIFIGIYRFEILQLAASVFGRKVDKKPLNLSSVQETYNQIFANFDGKIDRDKLIDGASKGLVEALGDEHTDFMTHQEYDEFEKHLSGDVGVGIGVELGLRNKVPTVIRALRGNPAIAAGIRAGDIITEVNGEKILDKSIKEITTKIKGEDGTTVKIKVIRGGEEKEFSIIRQKINNPSVELDFDGSNAILTISRFDSETGSLAKKFAQEIKEKGSSRVILDLRGNGGGYVSAAQAVASLWLPQNSVIVKQKTGDKITDETRATGGNILDGIETVVLGDEGSASASEIVIGALKSHKKARFIGVKTYGKGSVQSTFKTSRGVVKITIAKWFTPDDKNIDKQGIQPDKEVKISEEDRDSGRDTQMEEAKK, from the coding sequence ATGATAAGAGATGGGAGAGAGAAAAATTCCTTCAATTTGGCTGTAGTTATTGCGGCGATGGTTGTCGGGATTTTCATAGGTATTTATAGGTTTGAGATTCTGCAGTTAGCGGCTTCAGTTTTTGGTAGAAAGGTAGACAAAAAGCCACTTAATCTTAGTTCTGTTCAAGAAACCTACAATCAGATTTTTGCTAATTTTGATGGTAAGATTGACCGTGATAAATTGATTGATGGCGCCTCCAAAGGGCTTGTTGAGGCTTTAGGTGATGAACACACAGATTTTATGACACATCAAGAGTATGATGAGTTCGAAAAGCATCTCTCTGGGGATGTTGGTGTTGGAATTGGTGTTGAATTGGGGCTTCGAAATAAAGTTCCTACTGTAATCAGAGCGCTGAGAGGTAATCCTGCGATTGCTGCGGGCATTCGTGCTGGGGATATAATTACGGAAGTCAACGGTGAGAAAATTTTAGATAAGTCTATTAAAGAAATCACAACCAAGATTAAGGGCGAGGATGGAACCACCGTTAAGATTAAAGTTATTAGAGGCGGAGAAGAGAAAGAATTCTCGATTATTCGTCAAAAAATAAATAATCCAAGTGTGGAGTTGGATTTTGATGGGTCCAATGCAATTTTGACTATCTCTCGATTTGATAGTGAAACGGGTTCTTTGGCGAAGAAATTCGCACAAGAAATTAAAGAGAAGGGTTCTTCTAGAGTAATTTTGGATCTTCGTGGGAATGGTGGCGGATATGTGAGTGCTGCTCAGGCGGTGGCGAGTTTGTGGTTGCCGCAAAATTCTGTGATAGTTAAGCAAAAAACTGGTGATAAAATAACGGATGAGACTAGGGCTACGGGCGGAAATATATTGGATGGAATTGAGACTGTTGTGCTTGGAGATGAGGGGAGTGCTAGCGCTAGCGAGATCGTGATTGGTGCGCTAAAATCTCATAAAAAAGCCAGATTTATAGGTGTAAAAACTTATGGAAAAGGGAGTGTTCAGTCAACATTTAAGACATCTAGAGGTGTTGTAAAGATCACGATCGCTAAGTGGTTCACTCCAGATGATAAGAATATCGACAAGCAAGGCATTCAACCTGATAAAGAGGTTAAAATATCTGAAGAAGATAGAGATTCTGGTCGTGATACACAGATGGAAGAGGCTAAAAAATGA
- a CDS encoding MscL family protein yields MSKKLSTKQLKAQMEGFKNFIKDQGLVGMAIGLVIGGASATLVKSLIDNVIMPPLGFLLGSADGLKGLTWKMGKTASGQIAELKYGLFLNDLINFLIIAAVVYFIASALAKFFGGEEKK; encoded by the coding sequence ATGAGTAAAAAACTATCTACAAAACAATTGAAGGCTCAAATGGAAGGCTTCAAAAACTTTATTAAAGATCAAGGTTTGGTTGGTATGGCTATCGGTCTCGTGATCGGTGGTGCTTCAGCAACTTTGGTTAAATCATTGATCGACAACGTAATTATGCCGCCACTTGGCTTTTTGCTTGGTTCTGCTGATGGCCTCAAAGGCTTGACTTGGAAAATGGGTAAAACCGCTTCTGGACAAATCGCAGAGTTGAAATACGGTCTATTTTTGAACGATCTTATCAACTTTTTGATCATTGCGGCGGTTGTTTACTTTATCGCTAGTGCTTTGGCTAAATTCTTTGGTGGCGAAGAGAAAAAATAG
- the prfB gene encoding peptide chain release factor 2 produces MDKLRVRAKQILVEVEKADSKLNFDNIKSEISKLEEETSQPEIWNNPQVAQDKLRALADFQKSLRPWETLRVQAQDLIELMEFGDDLAEEFEEQISAFEAELDQLKKNLLFDGEFDSCDAIVRITSGVGGLDAQDFAEMLERMYLRWAEKNDFKTTQIERSVGEEAGIKTTVFEISGNNIFGRLRSENGVHRLVRISPFNSGGSRETSFALVEVLPKIDTPEEVEILDKDIKIDVFRSGGKGGQSVNTTDSAVRMMHIPTGIVVAIQNERSQIQNRETAMKILRGKLAQLQLEQHAKTISELQAGKSAEWGAQIRNYVLNPYKMVKDTRTKYEEKDVDKVLNGDIDGFIFAYLEISEK; encoded by the coding sequence ATGGACAAACTTCGAGTTCGTGCTAAGCAGATTTTAGTTGAAGTCGAAAAAGCCGACTCGAAGTTGAATTTTGATAATATCAAGAGCGAAATTTCGAAATTAGAAGAAGAAACTTCGCAACCAGAAATTTGGAATAATCCGCAAGTTGCGCAAGATAAATTGCGTGCGCTTGCGGATTTTCAAAAGTCTCTGCGACCTTGGGAGACCTTGCGTGTTCAGGCGCAGGACTTGATTGAATTGATGGAGTTTGGTGACGATTTAGCGGAAGAATTTGAAGAACAGATTTCTGCTTTCGAGGCTGAACTCGATCAATTGAAGAAGAATTTACTTTTTGATGGGGAGTTCGATTCGTGCGACGCGATTGTTAGAATTACCTCTGGCGTTGGTGGTTTGGATGCGCAAGATTTTGCTGAAATGCTTGAACGGATGTATCTTCGTTGGGCAGAAAAAAATGATTTCAAAACTACACAAATCGAGCGGAGTGTTGGTGAAGAGGCTGGCATAAAAACTACTGTTTTTGAGATCTCTGGCAATAATATTTTTGGTCGTCTTAGGAGCGAGAATGGCGTTCATCGGCTTGTTCGAATTTCGCCATTCAATAGTGGTGGAAGTCGTGAAACTTCTTTTGCTCTAGTTGAAGTCTTGCCCAAAATTGATACCCCAGAAGAGGTTGAGATTCTTGATAAAGATATTAAAATTGATGTTTTTCGAAGTGGCGGAAAGGGCGGACAATCTGTTAATACTACAGATTCCGCTGTTCGCATGATGCACATTCCGACAGGAATTGTGGTGGCTATTCAAAATGAGCGCTCGCAAATCCAGAATCGTGAGACAGCCATGAAGATTTTGCGAGGTAAATTGGCTCAACTTCAACTTGAGCAACATGCTAAAACTATAAGTGAACTTCAAGCCGGTAAGTCAGCGGAGTGGGGCGCGCAGATAAGAAATTATGTTTTGAATCCGTACAAAATGGTAAAAGATACGCGGACAAAGTATGAAGAGAAGGATGTCGATAAGGTCTTGAATGGTGATATTGACGGGTTTATTTTTGCATATCTTGAAATTTCAGAAAAGTAA
- a CDS encoding permease-like cell division protein FtsX, which produces MAQKKQNSKVIMEQKRRRRAVLTFGRILKYGGNSFLRNAWLSVAATAVMTITLLIVFSSYFAGSVLKNTVDGFRDKVDMSIYLKKGAKDEDVKKIEASLKKLTTVKEVSYVSAEQAKEKLAVDNADIEGFTEALSESGNEFFGRFNVKMVDIGNTSELKNFVESDKTIKSNLNPNHPPTYASKRKEVIDNLSNSFNFVEKVGLVAAVIFTVISGLIIFNTIRMAIFNRREEIYMMKLIGANRSFISGPFLVESVICGILASIFATGLGYAIVNLARPKLETYGIAISADFGQIGFYLLVVLPILMLIGAVIGVLSSIFATRKYLKI; this is translated from the coding sequence ATGGCTCAGAAAAAGCAAAATTCAAAAGTTATAATGGAACAAAAACGACGCAGGCGGGCGGTTTTAACCTTTGGGCGTATTCTGAAATACGGAGGCAACAGTTTTTTAAGAAACGCTTGGCTATCTGTAGCGGCAACTGCCGTGATGACAATTACATTGCTTATTGTTTTTAGTTCTTATTTTGCGGGTTCCGTCTTGAAGAACACAGTTGATGGTTTCAGGGATAAGGTTGACATGTCTATTTACCTTAAAAAGGGCGCTAAAGATGAAGATGTCAAAAAAATAGAGGCTTCCCTAAAAAAATTAACTACCGTTAAGGAAGTTTCTTATGTTTCAGCAGAACAAGCCAAAGAAAAATTGGCGGTAGACAATGCGGATATTGAGGGTTTTACAGAGGCCCTTTCTGAGTCTGGCAATGAATTCTTCGGCAGATTCAATGTTAAGATGGTTGATATTGGTAACACATCAGAACTCAAGAATTTTGTAGAGAGCGACAAAACAATCAAGAGTAATCTTAATCCAAATCACCCTCCAACATACGCAAGCAAGAGAAAAGAGGTTATAGACAATCTCTCTAACAGTTTTAATTTTGTTGAAAAGGTAGGCCTTGTTGCTGCTGTAATCTTTACTGTAATTTCTGGTCTTATAATCTTTAACACTATTAGGATGGCTATTTTTAACCGTAGAGAAGAGATCTATATGATGAAACTCATCGGGGCAAATCGCAGTTTTATCAGTGGTCCGTTTTTGGTAGAGTCTGTAATTTGTGGAATTTTGGCTTCGATTTTTGCGACAGGGCTTGGTTATGCTATCGTAAATCTTGCTCGTCCAAAACTAGAGACATACGGTATTGCAATTTCGGCAGATTTTGGTCAAATTGGCTTCTATCTATTGGTAGTCTTGCCTATTTTGATGCTTATTGGTGCGGTGATTGGAGTGCTTTCTTCGATATTTGCTACAAGAAAATACCTGAAAATTTAA
- the ftsE gene encoding cell division ATP-binding protein FtsE, whose product MILLDRVTKVYGKSSHPAVNRVSLHIKPKEFVILVGTSGAGKSTLLKLLTREEKPTSGKIVVGGIDYEKLNDKDIPLLRRRIGVIFQDFKLLPNRTVFENVAFALEIAGMTNQEIKATVPKVIKLVGLSGKEGNFPHQLSGGERQRVAIARALVRQPKILIADEPTGNLDPKHSWDIIRLLEKINSYGTTVLLTTHNVEIVNKLKRRVITLNGGKVTHDQSEGSYKQ is encoded by the coding sequence ATGATTTTATTGGATCGTGTAACTAAAGTTTATGGAAAATCTTCACACCCTGCGGTGAATAGGGTGAGTCTTCATATTAAGCCTAAAGAATTTGTGATTTTGGTCGGTACTTCTGGTGCTGGTAAGTCAACTTTGCTTAAACTTCTAACTAGAGAAGAAAAACCGACCAGCGGCAAAATCGTTGTTGGTGGTATAGATTACGAGAAATTAAACGATAAAGATATTCCACTTTTGCGCCGTAGAATTGGTGTGATTTTTCAGGATTTCAAACTTTTGCCCAATAGGACAGTTTTTGAGAATGTGGCTTTTGCGCTTGAAATTGCCGGAATGACCAATCAGGAGATTAAGGCGACTGTACCCAAGGTGATAAAATTGGTTGGACTGAGTGGCAAAGAGGGTAATTTTCCGCATCAATTGAGTGGTGGAGAGCGTCAGCGGGTGGCAATTGCGCGTGCGCTTGTTCGTCAGCCCAAGATTTTGATTGCCGATGAGCCAACAGGAAACCTCGACCCTAAGCACAGTTGGGATATTATTCGACTTCTTGAAAAAATCAATTCTTACGGAACTACGGTTCTTCTAACTACACACAATGTCGAAATTGTTAACAAATTGAAGCGACGCGTGATTACTCTTAACGGGGGTAAGGTGACGCATGACCAATCAGAAGGGAGTTATAAACAATAA